CAAACTCATGAAAGTACTGTCAGGAAGGGAAGAGCTCGAGAGGCAGAGTCCACATGGATAGATCTTCAAGAACTAGGGATTTTAGAGATTATTGCTGGTGGCCTCCTGTGTAGAGCACTGCAATAGTGCTACTGTGTCTTCAGTCCTGTACCTAGACAGGTAGCAAGAGCCTTGTGAGTGCTTGGCACTGAGTGTTCCAGTCTGGAAATCAAATCTGCAGATCAGTATCACTCTTATCTTCTGAAAACAAGACACCTCCAAACACCAGAATATCACAGTGAGGAAAATCTCAGCAAAATCCCTAAGGGTCTAATGCCCATGTTACCAGAAGGAGACACAAAGTTAAAATGAAagtctgtgtatttttttttctgctgcccCAGCATAAATAGAAGCAAATAAAGTACTTTGAATCTGACCCTGAAAGTGCTGACTAATTAGAATCTGTGTTTTAATACCTCCTATCTGCTTCCACGCTGTTCTCTGCTCCATTGCAATAAGCTCTGAATATGCATAGACACACCTGCTCACGCTTTCTAGTATCTCCTGCAAGGGCTTGTGTTTTAAACCAAGGAGCCAGACAATGCTCAAGGGAAGAAATATCACATTTTACAGATGGGGAAGTGTGATACAGGCTGCTGCATTTCTAAGTAGCTTTCTGAACATGGATATTTGCATATTTGTTCAGAACATCTGTGACTTAAGGTTTACAAGGTTTTTAAGGACTTTGTATATCATACAGCACCCTCTTCCCACAGTATCTGTCTTCTTTTTGATTCTTCATTGCcctcaagaaaatatttcaagacaGACCTTTGAACATAGAGGGATGCTCTGTGATCATGGGCTGAAATGCATAGGCCCTGTCACTGACAGAGACACCAAACAGGATGGATCATTTCATGGTGCAGTGAGAGGTTGCTCTTGTAGACAATATTCATGTGATGCTTTGTAAAATTTTTACCACATCTTATCATATGTCCTCAGCAGACTTTCTGTCTGAAAGGCTGGTTTTTGCTTCATCACCTCTGAGCATTTCTTACAGGATAGAGTAAGAGTGTAAAGACCTAGAAGTTATCAGTGATGTGAATTACAGATTAGACATAATGAGTTCAGAGCCCTACCCTTTCCTACCAACAGCTCATGATGGCAGCTACTAACAGCTGTTACCAGGGTATGAGTCCAGTTTGGGataacatttctctttttgtgcATCACATTCTTGTCACTTTGAGGCCgtgctgcatccctgctgcAAGCAGAAGCGCCCTCTCCTGTGCAGAGGTTCATTTTGCAGGGAACGAGGGAGAGTAACGCCGGGCAAACCACCCAATTCCAGCAGGCACTGAAGAGATAGACAGAACTGGTGTCACATCCTCTAGACCCGGCTGCAGAAGACATGCTGGGAgatccagctctggggatgctggCACCTGTATGCTTCCCTGCATGCCAGAGAGGTAAAAGAATTATTGCATCAGTCCCCCCACTCTTATTTGCTACTGTTAGTTTGTGTTGGTTTGAAAAGAAGACAGGCATTCCAAACTGTCAGGGAACGTTGGCATCATTTCACTGTACAGAGGAAGTTTCCTAGAAGACCAGTCCCACTGTGTGAGCTGTAGAATGACAATATCCTCACTCAGAAAAGCTGTTAAGTTGTGGATGTTTCTGAAAGCCTGGTTCTGAGTTAGATTTCATCACATACCACCCAGCAGAAATTTGACATTAGGCTGACATGAGTAGAACCTAATGTCTGTACATGTACACTCACAAGGTGACCAACTGCAGAAGAAACTTTGTCACACATGTAGAGTCTGAGTTCATTCCTGTGGGATTTTGCCAGCTTTGTAGCAAAACTGCAGCATCCCTCTTGTGGCAGAATTTAATACAGAACATGAAAGCATTTCTTAGTCAAGAATAGAGTTTTATAAGTGAGCTACCCTaaacatttactttttaaaaatgcagtcttCAGATATAACTTAAAATTGATGAATAAGCAAACAAATCACATATATTGTCTGCAAAAACTAGTCTGGCCAGCTCTAGTTCATAGCCAGAAATTATTCACTTCATGTTTTATAGTCATACTTAAAATAATCAGCAATGAGCTTATCGCCCAGGTACATTATATGTGTCTGAGacacatgtaaaaataaaataatgttttatttatacagTAGCCCACTCTTCTTTTAGTCAAATGATAGAAGTTATACCTGAGTAAATGCTGAGTATAAAAGAGTGAAATTTTCTAATCCCACCCCCTTACACTAGTGAGCAGCTTACCTGCTCTGCACCTTACTTGTGGAGACCTGGCCATCTAAAGGCCAAATTGGGAGGCACAGCCTTAGTTTGGTTCTGTGCTCTCTCTAACTCATCTCATAGCTTGGACTGAGTTGGGGAGGTTGGGAGCCAGATCCCTATGGGTACAGATCCAGATGGCTGTGTTGAGAACTGCAGATTTGATGTAGCAGGTGAGCCTTTCTTCACAGCAGGAAGCAGTCTCTGTGGGCTCACTGGTGGTGTGTCTGCAGGAGGAAAGGGTGGATAGACCCATGCAATCAATCCACCCCTCAGATCTGCTCTGAACAGAGAAGTGCCCTTTGCTGTGTATCTCACACTTGTGCCACTGCTGAGACCTTTCCTCTGCCTGAGTGGCACAGTCAGATACTGTCTGACAAAAACCAGATTGTGTGCTTGAATTACCAGACAAGAAACAGTCACTTTATCTAATGGGATATTTTAACAACATGGAATGTTTCTTGATGCCCTCACTCAGCcataaagctgcttttctgtttatCCAAAGAAGTCAGCATTTGCAGTTTTCCCATGTGGATATGTTGCTTGGTACTAGGCCCCTAACCCCTTCAGTAATctaacacaaaatattttagcttGGAAAGCACCTCTGGAGATTATCTAGGTAAATTTTTAAGTTAGATCAGGCTGCACAAGTCTGTCACTTCtaaagcttttgtttcagagtgtGTCTGAACAAAGAAACTCCAAGGATTTTCATGAAGAGAAGATGCAGAATGACACAGTAATTTAGAACAGCATGCAGCTTCATTAAGgcagcaggactgcagctgTTGCATCAGACCCTTATAATCCTTGGCCCCTGCATCTGTGCACTGGCTTCTAGCCTTAGTTCACAGAATTGTAGAATAGCCTGAGTTGGAAGAGGCctacaaggatcatcaagtcccaACTCCTGACTCTGCGCAGGGcacctgagagcattgtccaaatgctccttgtACTCCCTCAGCATTGGTGTTGTGACCAGTTCCCTGGgctgcctgttccagtgcccagccgccctctgggtgaagaacctttttctaacaTCTGACATAAGTCTCCTCTGCCTCAGCTTCAGGACatccctcaggtcctgtccctgtcaccagagagaagagaccAGCGCCTGCTCCCTTGATTCCCACCATGATGAGGTCTCCGCTCAGtctgcaggctgaacagaccaagtgacgTCAGACACTCCTCATGTCCTCCCCTCCAGAGttttcaccatcctcatggccctTCTTTGGTTGTTCTCAAATAGCTTGATGTGGCAGTGTGTTTTATGAGTTCTATAGTTGTTTCAATTGCACCAGTTAGTGGTCCAATGGTAATTAAGCAAAATGGTTTGATCCTTGTACCCCCGTTTTATCCCCTCACAATGGTTTCTCCCAAGTTGTTTACCCCTAAGTTTTCCGCCCCTTAGCTGCCACTCACCGTgcctgcttccctgctcctcccttccttccttcccttgtATGGACCTGCCAATCCAAGTTGTGCTGTCCCCTTCCCTTGTCCATCAACCGAGATCCACCCCTTTTGTTCCCGAATGTTCGATGCCCTGGTTTTAACAGTTGATTTGTTTTGGAGGCTTCTCCTTTCCCTTATGTTAACCCCCATGTCTTGTTAGATCCCATGCTCCTCCCTGAATGTTCTCCCATTGGTTATGTGATGTTCCCATCCCCTCCTTTAAAAACCCTAGCCGACCCCTATTTCCTTGTCACTCCGTGACCCATCCTGTGAATAAAGCTTCATTGGACTGCACATCAGTGTCCTCTCCTTTGGCTCTTTCCCTCGGGATCCTGGTGGTGTCCTGCTGTCATGTCACCCATGCCGCTGCACCCGCTGCCACCTGGAAGGCCTCGGTGGAAGCTCAGGGGCAGCCTCTCTCGTGTGTCCCTCCGGTCATTCAGGGAGCTTTGCTAGCCAGCATTCCAACGCTCTGTGACCGCAGGAGAGCTTAATGCCATTTTTATATGGTGGCTCCTAAAACTGCACACAGGAGGTGAGGGCgcagcagctcagtgcagagcaggacaatcccctccctcaacactttttcttcagaggaaaatcATCAGAGATGTTTAAATTCATCGAGATCAATTGCTAACTTACATCCATGTCAATCAGTTCAGAAACCTGTACCTCTGGTTTCTTCTAAATTCACTGCTGTTTTTCATTAAGGTTTGATTTCAGACTATGAAAATCCTGAGGTTGGGCGGTTTGCATGTGCGTCTTCAGAGATGAGTCACCAGTGCTctggctggcaggggctgtcaGCAGCCAcgttctgctgctgctgcagaattcAATTCTTTAGCAATTGAAAGTTACAGATACTCAGCACCTTGCAGGTCTCTCCATGATACCTTAGGGAATTTGATCTCTGAGAtgcatataaaaatagaaatccaGAATTTTTTAATTAGCACCACAACAGAATGTCATGTTCTTCCAGGAAACAATCTCCAATTTAGTATTATGTGGACTACTTTTGAGGACAAAGCCATTTCACATATAAATACCAGAGGAGTCATTCAATAATTAAACAATGAAATATGTAATAACTATAATAAATTGAGGATATATAATTTTGGCATAAAAGTTCTTTACAAAAGtgtagaaatatataaaaataaaacataacgTACAAAGATATCTATGGCAGTTTCAAGATAAAAAGTACTGTATTTATATTGACTGGTTAATATTAATTCAATGCAGAAATGTCAATGTCAATAACAATTTCAACATGTCACAGAAATACAACACCACAGATTAAATGGAATGATGCTATGAAACACTCTACAAACTCATACTCAAATTGGTTCATGATCTGTCTGTTGAATCACATAAAAATATGAAGGAGTTGTTTAGATAAACATTGCCAGATTTGTATAATTcgtattttttaaatacttgttAGAACGCACAAGGTACTACTATCAACAAGTTATTCATAATagaagtggcagcagcagcagtggaatTTGCCCCAGCATGTCTGGGGGAGTTCCCAGCTGTGGAGAGGAAGGACTGTGCTCTCCAGACTGCCAACCTTCCACAGCATCTGTGAGCCTACCCATAGCTTCTGCAGATTCCTGCACAGTAAAAGTGGGATCAATAACTAAAGGGAAGGGTTAGCTTAGtcagaaacaaaatacaagTTCCACAAACGTTTGGAGATGGCATAAAAGCAGTCCCTGACTCCACTTGGAAATGTATACATTTTCTGTATATTTCAGTGCATTCTAGGTCTGACTGCAAAACAAGTAAAATTTGCTAATTGTAAGCTATCAAGCATTAGAACTGTACATTTTAAGAATTTCAGGGCAGTGCAGGATCTTGACTAATGCAGCAGCAATACTGTTGGTCTGTTATCAGGCATTTTTTTTGCCATCTAATTCTCCTGGAATGTGTGATGTACCTGAAGTCACATGCTAGAGTACGAGGAAAATGTTTActcattttttatattttccactGGTTAACcacaaacagtaacagcaaagCGCATGTATGAGAACTGGAACATGTACCTCCTCAAGAAGCAAAAATTTCAACATTAAGAACAGTATATTGTTCTCCTCtgcaatgctttaaaaaaattttgctcAGAAGataaaactggttttatttcataTGAGAGAGAGAATCggtccaaaaaaaacccccaactttTAAGATCCCAATTTTAGTCCAAGtaaattacttcatttattTCACATATCCTTAGCAAAGCAGTATTTTCATCAGTGAAACTGGTGGGCAAAGTTTATTGTAGGAGGCAAACAGAAATGTGAATTATTGCTCCCATAGCATCCTCAAGGAGTTAATGGCCCATGCAGGATATGCAAGATGATGTCAGCACATAAAAACTTGTGTCCTGCAGCTGGCATTGGGAACTTCTTATTTGTTCCAGCAGCTACCAGCTAGCTGCCACTTTCCTGGTCTCTGCCACTGGTGCAGGCCTTCTGAATGTCAGATGAATCTGTTATTCctttgagttttcttttctttggccCTTCCTCTGATTCTTTTAGCGTTTCTAACTTTATGTTGTCAGTATTGTGATCGGTGGATGAATTTAGTTGGATGAGTTCCCTCTCCATCTTCTCAGGCTCCTATAACAGTCTTTTCTGACGTTTTCACTGACCAGAACGTAGATGATTGGATCAGCAATGCTGTTTGCAGtgctgaaacacagaaacactgTAAAAATTGAATATATCTTATTTTCAAATGGACATGGGCAGTCTTGATGAAACATAAAGTATATGGCTCTTACTATGAGAACCACGTGATATGGAGCAAAGCACATCAAGAAAATAGCAATAATGGCAATAGCCACAAGCTTCACTTTGGCTTTCTCACGACAAGTCAAGCTGTTGCTTCTTTCTGTAGCTTGGAAAATTTTGTAGTTTGTAAAAATCAGGATTGTGAGGGGTATGACAAATCCAAACAGGAATCTAGCACAGCTGAAACAAGCCAATGATAAGTCAAGGGGCACTGTCTCAAAGCAGGTTTTCACCTCTGTACAGTTTTGCTTATCTTCCATAACAAATACTGGCGTGTGGATTCCTGCAACCACAAAAAAGAGAATGCAGACTATTATGGTGGCCATTTTCTGTTGTCTTCTCCCCCTTGATTCCAGAGAATACACCAGTGCCACGTAACGATCCACAGAGATGCAGCACAAAAGCAGAATGCTGAAGTAGATATTGCAGAAAAAGATGAATCCTGTTATCCTGCAAGCCATGTCACTCATGGTCCACTTGTGCCCATTTTTCACATAGATTATCCAGACAGGCAAGGTGCTTAAATACATCAGGTCACACAATGATAAACTGAAAATGTAGATGGCAACTACTGTATTCCTTTGGATTTGTACAAATGTAAGCAGAGAAGTTAAGCAATTTGCTGGAAGGCCTATAGCAAAAACAATGCTGTAAACAGCAACCAGAAGTGTCTGACTCTCTTGATAAGGAATTTCTGGGCAAGTGGAGTTACAAGTTTCATTTAGACAGTGTTCCATTATTCTTTCTCCAGCTGATATTTCCTAAAAATCAGAAGACAAGGTGGAAAGTTAGCATTGTGTCACTTAAAAGTATGTCAGTAAAGGTTATGGTCCCATAGGTGCCAACTTGACATGTTTGTGGAGCAGGTGGAATGGAGGATGTTTGAAATGTTCCTCTTCAGACATGAACTGAGAAAAAGAGGGTCACATCCCTCCACCTCTGAGAGTTGTACTGGATTCTGGTAGCTATGTGGAAGCTCTCTCAAGGGGGATCTGGAGTTTTGTCCCTGGACACAAAATCATCCATCTCCTTTTTGTCAGTTCCCATTCTAAAATCATACTGTAAATGCTAAAACTGCCATCATTCCTCATGCCAAGTGTAACCAGTGCCCAAATTCTCATATGGAGGTCAGCCTACAGAAATAAGGCAGATGAGTATGAAGTTGTGGACCAGCTTAgacatatttgaaaaaaaagctgGGTTCAGTATTGTCCCATCTTCAGAATGACTGAAGAAAAGAATCTTCACTGTTGTGTGGAGAAGATGGCACAGTACTCAGACTggtgacaggacctgagggaataGCCTGAAGTGGTGTCagggagatttaggttggatattggaGGAAGGTTCTTAACTCAGAGGGTGCTTGAGCTGGCGTTAACTTATGAGCACAGTGGATGCAATAAGGGAGGGCTGGTGGTGATGCATTTTTTGCTGCCTCTAAGCATCTGCCACCTTTGGTGAAGGAGGAGGGGTCTCTTCTGGGCCACCTACCAATCTGCTGTGTAGAGGGGATAAAAAGGTGCTTGATTTCAGGGTCAGCTTGATTTCAGTGGTTCTCTGCCCAAGCCTTGTCTGTGAACTGACATACAGAGCTTGCCCTCAACTCAAAACATGCCTGGTGGTGTGAGAATGCTGTACACCTGcacaccacagagctgctgtaaCCCTGCACACCACAAAGCTGCTGTACACTGaacaccacagagctgctgtacACCTGCACACCACAGAGGGTCTTGGAGACCTCCCTTTCTATGGTAAAGCACAACAGGTGAATACAGCTCATAGTCAGGGAGATGGTGACAtccagggcagggacatggcACAAGTCACACACCACCTCAGTTACTCATCAGCTTGTCTACCCACACACTTCAATAGAAACACCTTCAGGAGTGGTTGAGGgtgctctctccttccctcctcctggcTTTGCACACTTGTCCTCATCCTGTGCTTGTCTGAATATTCTCCTTTCTGTAGGGCTTCCCCCAGAGCAGTCAGTGATGGTGCAGGGCAGCAAACAGTGGAAGAGTTGTGTGGGCACATGGCTGCCaatgcttgtttgtttgtttgtattgcctcctcctctcccacttTTGCTCCAAGTCTCCTTTCCATGCTCAGCACCCATGAGGGAGCCTCAGGTAGGAGATGCCTGTGACTTTCTAAGCTacctgcctggagcaggcaTTTTTCCTTGGTGTTTGGCATATGGACTAAGCCaaagggctggggctgagccgAAGAGGCATGTAAATGGCTGTCAGCACCAAGCACAACGCCTCAGCTGACAAAGTGCAGCCATGGGCATGGACCTACcattcaaaagaaaatcaggTGCTGAAGGACTGTCCTGAAACTTTGGAGCTTTGGAGGAGGAGTGCTCTAAGTCGGAGCCCAGTataaggaaggaggagaggaggccACCCATTTGCTCCATTCCTCTCCTTCTCAAGGCTCTCAGCCCTGTCCAGGGAAGAGTCTTCTTCCACTGGCTACTGCATCCACCCCCAGTTCAGAGCTTCACTCCTTCCACTCAGTTCTCCAGGCCTGCAGAGAGTTTTCTCCACAAAGCAGCACTCAGCAGACAATTTATGACATTTCTCCTGGTGACATTTTCTCTTGTGTTGACACACCCTTAAGGGGAAGGAAGTAACACCACAATCATCCACCCTGTGACTAAAGTCAACTTCTCTGTGCCTCTACAGCCCTCTGTTGAAAGCATATTCCTATCTTCTCAGACCTTTAGAGTTTAATAGTTTGACGCTTGGCTCAGCCCAGACGATTCCCAGTTTTGTCTTCCTCTGGGATGTTGAGGCTAACCTGCATCTCAAATATTAATTCAAATGAAAACCAGTAATAATTACACCAGTGAAAAAAACTAGACACCATTTTCTATTAATATTTGTGATGATCAGCTTTGGTTTGAACACCAGAACTCAAGAGATTTCTCACACACCCAGTAATTTTCAAGCATTTATAAAGGGTAAAACATAGTGATGATGACAAGGATGAGCAATATCTAAGAACCCATTTGTGAGACACAAACTGTTCCAATGAGTTATCTTTGCTGCCCTGACTCCTTCAGTTGAGCAAGCCTCTCCACAGTAGCTGTTTTCACCTTTTTTGGCCTATCCT
The DNA window shown above is from Camarhynchus parvulus chromosome 5, STF_HiC, whole genome shotgun sequence and carries:
- the GPR132 gene encoding LOW QUALITY PROTEIN: probable G-protein coupled receptor 132 (The sequence of the model RefSeq protein was modified relative to this genomic sequence to represent the inferred CDS: inserted 1 base in 1 codon); translation: MEHCLNETCNSTCPEIPYQESQTLLVAVYSIVFAIGLPANCLTSLLTFVQIQRNTVVAIYIFSLSLCDLMYLSTLPVWIIYVKNGHKWTMSDMACRITGFIFFCNIYFSILLLCCISVDRYVALVYSLESRGRRQQKMATIIVCILFFVVAGIHTPVFVMEDKQNCTEVKTCFETVPLDLSLACFSCARFLFGFVIPLTILIFTNYKIFQATERSNSLTCREKAKVKLVAIAIIAIFLMCFAPYHVVLIVRAIYFMFHQDCPCPFENKIYSIFTVFLCFSTANSIADPIIYVLVSENVRKDCYRSLRRWRGNSSXLNSSTDHNTDNIKLETLKESEEGPKKRKLKGITDSSDIQKACTSGRDQESGS